The window TATTTTTCTCACTtctattttaatacattaaagGATGGGATAATCTTCCAGAGATGCTGGAAACATTTAAGTCTTTTGCTCTGTATGTTTCTTTAGGACACCGGTGAAACATATACTTTGAAATAAGTattagttgtattttttaaaaccccaTTTCTAATTGGAGATCTGTTTAATTGCTGTAAATTTATAATGTGTAGTACTGTACTAAGTGCACTTGAATGGAATTCAACTATTTGCCTAATAAAATGAGTTCATTATGTTTGCACAGTGATGTAGCAATTGTCTCTGGCGACAAAAGGCTAAAATCGAATAGTTCTGCCTGTTATTAACATCTGGGGAAGACTTGCTACTATAAAATAGATGAACTTAATCTGTCTTAATTGTttgcaagattttctttttccaaatcagaGTGTGTTTTGAGATCTTATGTAATTGATCCCATTTGGGAGAATTGGTGtcactttttgaaaaaataatttttgataaaattattggggtgacattggttagtaaaattatatagatttcatgtgtacatgtctataatacatcatctgtatattgcactgtgtattcaccacccagagtgagttctccttctatcactataGACTTgactccctttcccttttctaccacacctctctccccttaccctctggtaaccactaaactcttgtttgtgtctatgagtttttgtttgtcttgtttgttgctttcagttttgtatcccacatatgagtgaaagcATATGAGtatcgactttttctgacttattttgcatagCATGATCATcccaagatccaaccatgttgtcgcaaatggcagtatttcatcttttcttatggctgagtaatattccattgtgtatatgtaccacatcttttttatccagtagtctattgaaggacactttggttgtttacatgtcttggccactgtgaataattctgcaatgaacacaggggttcatatatctttatggataaatgttttcagattttttgagtagatacccataagagggattgctgagtcatggGGTaatactattcttaattttttgaggaaactccatactgttttgcatagtggctgtaccaatttacattcccaccaacagtgtatgaggtttcctttttctctacagcctcttcaaaacttgttattacttgtcttattgataacaGCTATTcgaacaggtgtgaggtggtatctcattgttttgatttgcgaatcattgttttgatttgcatttctctaatagctagttacgttgagcattttctcatatatctattggccgtttgtatgtcttcttaggagaagtgtctgttcaggccctctgcccattttttatttgttttttaagattacaacactttatttatttatttattaggactttattggggaacagtgtgtatacttcaggactttttccaagtcaagttgttgccctttcgatcttagttgtggaggacaccattcggctccatgtccagttgctgttgttagttgcggggggcgcaacccaccatcctttgcgggagtcgaaccggcaaccttgtggttgagaggacgcactccaaccaactgagtcatccgggagctcggcggcagctcagctcaaggtgccgtgttcaatcatAGTTGCggggagcggagcccaccatcccttgtaggccTCGAGGagttaaactggcaaccttgtggttgagagcccactggctcatgtgggaattgaaccggcagcctttggcattagaaGCATGAAGCTCCAACCTcatgagccactgggccggccctgcctattttttaattggatttttttgttgatttgtatgagttctttaaatattttggatattagccccttattagaggttttgtttacaaatatcttctcccattccattggttgcctcttttgttgactgtgtcttttgctgtgctgaagctttttagtttgatattgtccaattcatttatttttgcttttacttcccttgtctttgaggtaaAAGTCATAATATCTTTTCTGAACCCAAGTctataaatttagtacctattctttctttggaatttattatttcaggtcttatatttaggtctttgatccatttttagttaagtTTGGTAACTGCTgacagataccatgtttcccccaaaataagacctatccggaccatcagctctaatgcgtcttttggagcaaaaattaatgtaagacctggtcttattttaatataagaccaggtataatataatgtaatataatataatttaatataatataattaataatataaatacctggtcttatattaatttttgctccaaaagacgcattagagctgatggtacggctaggtcttattttcagagaaacacggtagcagtgTAGCAGTGTAGCAGTGCAACACACGgatgcatgtggctttccagttttcctagcaccatttattgaagaagctttcaTTTCCctgttgtatatttttggctcctttgtcgaaaattatctggccgtatatatgtaggtttatttatgtgtttcagttctttttttttttttttttaaagattttattggggaaggggaataggactttattggggaacaatgtgtacttccaggacttttttccaagttaagttgtcctttcaatcttatttgtggagggtgccattcagcttcaagttgttgtcctttcagtcttaattgtggagggcgcagctcagctccaggtccagttgttgctaattgcagggggtgcagcccaccatcccttgtgggactcgaggaattgaactggcaaccttgtggttgagagcccactggcccatgtgggaatcgaaccaacagcctttggagttaggagcatggagttctatccgcctgagccaccgggccagccctctgTGTTTCAGTTCTATTtcgttggtctgtgtgtctgtttttctgccaataccaagctgttttgattgttgctttgtagtataatttaaagtGAAAGTGATACTTccggccttgttcttttttctcaggattgctttggctattcagtgtcttgtgattccatacaaatcttatgatttttttgttctatttctttgaaaaataccattggatttttgatggggattgcattaaatccatatattgctttggggtaatatgaccattttaactatgttgattcttccaatccatgaacatgaaatatctttccatttctttgtgtcttcctcaatttcttttaataatgtcttatagttttcagtgtataggtccttcacatcctttgttaagtttattcctaggtattcttttttgttgcaattgcaaaaggaattttttttcatttctttttatgaaatttcattgttagtatataggaatgcaatggatttttgtacattgattttgtattctgcaactttatttgtttattgtttctaatagtttttttgtggaatctttagggttttgtatataaagaattgtgtcatctgtaaaaagtgacagtttgactttttcattcccaatttggatgacttttattactttttcttgtctgatcgCTCTGACTTGAACTTCCAATACTacgttgaataacagtggtgagagggggcatcATTGTGTTATTTCTGATcgtagagggaaagctttcagtttttcactgagtatgatattagctgagggtttgttgtgtgtggctttattatgttgaggtactttccttctatacccattttattaagtgttttaatcataaattgatgttgtatcttgtcaaatgctttctctgcatctattgatatgatcatatgatttttatctttaatttgtttatgtggtatatcacattgatcgatttgcatatgttgaactattgTTGCACTCCTgcaatgaaccccacttgatcattatgtatagtctttttaatgtattgtatttgattttccagtattttgtttaggattttttgcatctgtaatttatcagagatattggtctgtagttttctttttttgtgttatccttaccaggttttcgtataaggttaatgttggcctcataaaatgagttaggaagtgttttctctttttcaattttttggaagagtttgaggaggacaggtattaaataatctttgaatgtttggtagaattcagtagtgatGCCATCGgctcctggacttttgcttttggggaggttttggatgatcatttcaatttccttactgttaattggtttatttagattttccagttcttcatgattcagttttggaatgttacatatttctaagaatttgtccattttttctagattattgaatttgtggcgtatagtccttcatagtattcttgtatgatcagttgtaacttctctttcatttctgattttgtttatttgtgtcttttttctttagtgagtGTATTCAGGGGGTTGTCACTTTTagtaattttcccaaagaatcagctttttattccattgatttttttctattgtctttttgttctttatttcatttaattctgctctaatttttattatttccttccttctgctgactttgggtttcatttgtttctctttttctagttctttcagaTGTAATTTTAGGTtggttatttgggatttttgttgtttcttgagataggcctgtattgatataaatttccctcttattactgctttggcagcatcccaataattttgagatgtcttttcattctcatttgtttctatgtatcttttgatctctatttttatttcttctttgacccaattgTTCTTTAGTAGCATATTGCTTGATCTTCACACATTTCtggtttttcccactttatttttacagttgatctgcaatttcaaagcattgtggttggagaatatacTTGATATGagttaaatctttttaaatttgttgagggtAGTTTTGTGTCTCAACATATGggctatccttgagaatgttttgTATGCATTAGAGTAGAAGGTATAATCTGGTGCTCTGGGATGAAAAGCTCCTAAATGTCGTTTATGTCCATTTGTTCTAATGGGTCATTTAAggctatttccttattgattttctttttggatgatctattcatagctgtcaaaaGTGTAATTACATCCCgaattataattgtgtttttgtcagtttctccccttagttctgttagtagttgctttatatactttggtGCTTTCTGATTGGGAACAtatacagaggctgccaaaaaaatgtatacacattttaagaaaggaaaactattaaaattgtaatactaaatatatactgataacaaaagatgaatacagatcacgtttgacttctgcagttacaagaggtgctcaaagtggttaccatcagcatccagacacttctgattagggcgaactactgcttgagcaacattgaccagtgtttacttgtatacatttttgtggcccCCTggtatattgataagtgttatgtcttcttgttgtattgtcccctttatcattatgaaatgtccatctttgtctcttgttaccttctttatcctgaagtctgttttatcatatataattattgatacacccgcttttctctggatgccatttgcttggagtatcattttccactctttcactttgagtctgtatttgtccttgtagttgagatgtgtctcttggaggctgtatggttgggttttgttttttgatccaatctgccactctgtgcctttttattggtgagttctgtcAATTTAAATTTAGGGTTATTGATATATGAGGCCATtacctatagccattttatctcttgttttctggtagctcagtgtctccattgtttctttccctttgtgtgCTTGTCTggtattttagtttggtggtgatTTCCCCCCCTctgtttactctttttttatGGTATGTGTCTCaggtatggatttttttttatatatatatggtagttctttttctttcttttttctttttttaattgggtaactgtgttttttccaggacccatcagctccaagtcaagttgtccttcagtctagttgtggagggggcagctcagcccCAAGCCCAGTCCTTGTTTGCAGTCTAGTTGCGGAGGTTGGGGAGggcacagccaccatcccatgggggaattgaactggcaaccttgttgttgagagctcgcgctctaaccaactgagccatccagatgCCATACTGGAAGCTCACTGGCAGCTGTTgttgtcaatctagttgtggagggcgcagttcactggcccatgtgggaatcgaacccgcaaccctgttgttctgagctcgcactctaaccgactgagccatctgaccgcttggtagtcctttttcttcagcatgcatcttatctccactcccctttgcaaattcagactttTAACCCcctcttcttttatgtttttgttataacaaattatccctattgatgctgtgagttcatttgtgagttgcagtagcaaattgtgttcttccctttttttgtttttatctcctttaccctttatgttatgtttaagtgtatagtgccctattctgtgtaggggttgtcatttcctgcttctgtctgttagcttgtatctttttgtttcaggtagaataacctcctttagtatttcctgtaatgcaggccttgtggtggaaaattcccttcGCTTATATATATgaggaaaggtctttattccttcttcatatctaaaggataactttgctggatatattattcttggctggtaatttctctctttcaatagtttgaataattGATTCCACTACCTCCTgatttgtagaatttctgctgaaaagtctgatgataatctaatgggctttcctttgtaggttactgtcttcttttccctggctgccttgagaattctgtccttaattttttttttttaataaaaaaaattgtatttacttagaaGCATTCAGAATGTCAACAAAACAGCTgcaattttttttgcaattaccGAGTGGTATTCAGTTAACAGAACAACAATTATTTTGTATAAGCTGCATCAGAGACAACTGAAGATGGAAAAACTACCATCCCCATATATAACTAATTTGTGCTGTGCACCAACAAGGACCGGCTTTAAATTTCCATGCCAATTTACAACCCCCATACTGTACCAGGCAAGGTTAGTGGCTATTGAAAATACCACCAGGACAGGGCTATCTAAAGACACATTCGGTAGTGTGTTAACTATACAAAAAAAGACACtgtacagtttaaaaacaaatcttacacagccttacatttcaatttttttctttaaaaggagtgAGTTGTGTACAGGGGGGTTAAATgctttatagacaagaaaaaaaaactgcgCTAGAACCAActtattcatcatcatcatcttcttcttcatcttcatcttcttcatcttcctcctcttcctcatcctcttcatcttcctcgtcctcctcctcttccttctttttcttgctcttttcgGCCTTGACAACTCCCTTTTTTGCTGCATCAGGCTTTCCTTTAGCTCGGTATGCAGCAATATCCTTTTCGTATTTTTCCTTCAGCTCAGCAGCCTTCTTCTCATAAGGCTGCTTGTCATCTGCAGCAGTGTTATTCCACATCTCTCCCAGCTTCTTTGCAACATCACCAATGGATAGGCCGGGATGCTCTCCTTTGATTTTTGGGCGATACtcagaacaaaataagaaaaaggccGAAGGAGGCCTCTTGGGTGCATTGGGATCCTTgaacttcttttttgtttcccctttaggagggatataagttttcatttctctttcataacGGGCCTTGTCAGCCTTTGCCATGTcttcaaattttcccttttctttagcaGACATGGTCTTCCACCTCTCTGAGCACTTCTTAGAAAACTCTGAGAAGTTGACTGAAGCATCTGGGTGCTTCTTCTTGTGCTCCTCCCGGCAAGTTTGCACAAAGAATGCATATGATGACATTTTGCCTCTCGGCTTCTTAGGATCTCCTTTGcccatgtttaattatttttcctcagcGAGCACAGAGTCGCCCAGTACCCGTCCGACTCGCACTTGCCCCGGCGCTGTCTCTATGGAGCTCAATGTACTGCAATGGCTGTGAGAGCGGGAGCCAGACGCAGCCTCCTCACTCTCTCCGCTCTGTCTGtccttaatttttgacagttttaatataatgtgccttggagaaggcctgttaggattgaggtaattagatgttctatttgctttttggatttgcGGATcgagttctttccataggtttgggaagttctcattgactatttgtttgaataggatttctgtgcccttctccctctcctgatatacttactatttttatattgctctttctgatggagtcagatagttcttctcgagttctttcatttcttttaattctcaagtctctctcttcttccatttgtgtcatttcctgATTTCTGTCTTCGTTATCACTAATTCTTCCTTCTATCTGGTAAACAATATTTCCTAAGCTTGcgatttcattcttaatttctttattgagttcttcagctccagaatttcttttgattctttttcagaaatgtcaGTCTCTTTAGTAAAggattcattttgttcattgattttatttctgagtttattaaattgCCTATCTGCATTTTCTTGGAtttcgttgatttttttcagaactgcaatcttgaattctttgtcatttaagtcacatatttccgtgtctttaagtttatttttttggaaatttcttattttctttctgaattgccttgttaccttggttatgcatgaattatttctcttactGGAATGAATTCAGCAGGTTGatgggaagaggtctttcttttgttttccagtaggtagtgctggagtgttttattttctctcttgcgttgttccagcttctcacagtggaagatttcctggggaggtgggcatctcTGTGACCAAGTTGCCTCTTTCTCAGCGCACCACCCCTGTGGGACGATGTGGTGGGTGGTGAggttctgagcctctgaaatcTTAGTGCTgtccctgcagccagatgcagagctgcACTGGGCCCCAGAGTCTTGGGTGCCCCTGCTTGGATCATTTGTgaaaggtgggggtgggttgggctgggagaggctgcgGGTGTGTTGTGGCTTTTTTATCCAAGTAAGGGCAGCTTTcagaccacagctgccttgcCCCTATATCTCCACTCTTTTCACTGGGGTTAGCCTCAGTATGTGTCTGCTGCTCAGGAACTCTCTCTCCAGTTCTCGGGgttgtagatattctgctcttgaACCTAAGACTGCTACAGTTTTTTTCTGGGGCCTACTGCTACCTCTAGAAGGGTGAGGGGAGGAAACCAGGCTCTGTGACTGTTTTCTACCTTGCAATTGTGGCTGCTAGATCACAGCTGTCACACTTCTGTATTTATTCTCTGCGCCAGTAGCTGGTTTCAGCTGTTATATGCTGGTCACTCAGGCAGAAATGCTGGGGCCACAGGGAGGGCACCTGCAGCCTGTATCCTCCCCTGTCCcaggactgcagtgagctctggACTGCATCCATGCTCCAGTCTCTGTTCTTCTCCCTTCTCGCCTCCCCTTCAGATGTTTCGATGTgtggatctctcagacatgtttatGTGTTGCTCAGGAAATCCTTCATTGAATTAATAGCTATTCAACTTGTAATATtaaggggagagatcaagggaGACCCCTCACGATGCCATGTTTCTGACGTCactggcactttttttttttaaagctctctctTTGTTTAAGCACCAGTAAA is drawn from Rhinolophus ferrumequinum isolate MPI-CBG mRhiFer1 chromosome 7, mRhiFer1_v1.p, whole genome shotgun sequence and contains these coding sequences:
- the LOC117024476 gene encoding high mobility group protein B1-like, which codes for MGKGDPKKPRGKMSSYAFFVQTCREEHKKKHPDASVNFSEFSKKCSERWKTMSAKEKGKFEDMAKADKARYEREMKTYIPPKGETKKKFKDPNAPKRPPSAFFLFCSEYRPKIKGEHPGLSIGDVAKKLGEMWNNTAADDKQPYEKKAAELKEKYEKDIAAYRAKGKPDAAKKGVVKAEKSKKKKEEEEDEEDEEDEEEEEDEEDEDEEEDDDDE